One Clavibacter zhangzhiyongii genomic region harbors:
- the kdpC gene encoding potassium-transporting ATPase subunit KdpC, which translates to MPSPRQSLRTAGVAVRAMAVLTVILGVGYTAVVTGIGQLALPAQADGSLATADGEVVGSSLIGQSFTDADGAASPGWFQSRPSAAGDGYDASASSGSNLGPENEDLIASIEERRAAIAASDGVDPQTIPADALTASASGLDPHISPEYARLQVARVASARGIPVQEVERLVDQHVQGRDLGYLGEPTVNVLQLNIALAGLGG; encoded by the coding sequence ATGCCCTCCCCCCGCCAGTCCCTCCGCACCGCCGGCGTCGCCGTCCGCGCGATGGCCGTCCTCACCGTGATCCTCGGCGTCGGCTACACGGCCGTCGTCACGGGCATCGGCCAGCTCGCGCTCCCCGCGCAGGCGGACGGCTCGCTCGCCACCGCCGACGGGGAGGTCGTCGGATCCTCGCTCATCGGCCAGTCCTTCACGGACGCCGACGGCGCCGCGTCACCTGGGTGGTTCCAGTCCCGGCCGTCGGCCGCGGGCGACGGCTACGACGCGTCCGCGTCCAGCGGCAGCAACCTCGGCCCCGAGAACGAGGACCTCATCGCCTCGATCGAGGAGCGGAGGGCTGCGATCGCCGCCTCCGACGGCGTGGATCCGCAGACGATCCCGGCCGACGCGCTCACCGCGTCGGCCTCCGGGCTCGATCCGCACATCAGCCCGGAATACGCTCGACTCCAGGTGGCGCGCGTGGCCTCGGCCCGGGGGATCCCGGTGCAGGAGGTCGAGCGCCTCGTCGACCAGCACGTGCAGGGGCGCGACCTCGGCTACCTCGGCGAGCCGACCGTGAACGTGCTCCAGCTGAACATCGCGCTCGCCGGCCTCGGCGGCTGA